A single Lacerta agilis isolate rLacAgi1 chromosome 10, rLacAgi1.pri, whole genome shotgun sequence DNA region contains:
- the LRTM2 gene encoding leucine-rich repeat and transmembrane domain-containing protein 2 — protein sequence MLSLSGGYWWSNRLSLRWRKTSLLACWLSFCAAESLIACPSLCKCNSGTLEVDCSGLGLSSVPLDIPTNTRTFLFLNNELSILPEQTFSNFSALQRLDLSNNFLDQLPENIFRDLVNLTELQLRNNSIRSLDKDLLQSTVLLRQLDLSINGLAQIPSGIFDDLPSLRWLSLRSNRLQNLDRVTFEPLVSLQQLQVGDNPWECDCNLRDFKYWMEWFSYRGGKIDQLACTLPKELRGKDMRMVPMEMFNYCSQLEDENSSTVLDNIGPPCSKGAPIAPKPKTTTPEAEEDPSVGCPQKQRYRPVSVRRAIGTVIIAGVVCGIVCIMMVVAAAYGCIYASLMAKYHRELKKRQPLMGDTEGEHEEQKQISSVA from the exons ATGCTGTCTCTGAGTGGAGGCTACTGGTGGAGCAACAGGCTTTCCCTGAGATGGAGAAAAACTAGCT TGCTTGCCTGTTGGCTTTCATTCTGTGCAGCAGAGTCCCTCATTGCTTGCCCCTCCCTTTGCAAATGCAACAGCGGTACTCTAGAGGTGGACTGTAGTGGCTTGGGCCTTTCATCTGTTCCCTTGGACATTCCTACAAATACCAGGACCTTCCTTTTCCTCAACAACGAACTCAGCATTTTGCCAGAACAAACTTTTTCCAATTTCTCTGCCCTCCAGAGACTAGATCTTTCCAACAATTTCTTAGACCAACTTCCTGAGAACATTTTCAGAGATCTAGTAAACCTCACTGAATTACAGCTGAGGAACAACAGCATCAGGAGCCTGGATAAAGATCTTCTGCAGAGCACTGTTCTCCTGCGTCAGCTGGACCTCTCCATCAATGGGCTTGCTCAAATCCCCTCAGGCATATTTGATGACCTGCCCTCTCTCCGTTGGCTTTCCCTCAGGTCAAATCGCCTGCAGAACTTGGACAGGGTGACCTTTGAGCCTTTAGTTAGCCTGCAGCAGTTGCAAGTGGGGGACAACCCCTGGGAATGTGACTGCAACCTGAGAGATTTCAAATACTGGATGGAATGGTTCTCTTACAGAG GAGGAAAGATAGACCAACTGGCATGTACCCTGCCTAAGGAGCTACGGGGAAAAGATATGCGCATGGTGCCCATGGAGATGTTTAACTACTGTTCCCAGCTGGAGGATGAGAACAGCTCTACTGTACTGGACAATATTGGTCCTCCTTGCAGTAAGGGAGCCCCAATTGCTCCCAAGCCTAAAACAACAACTCCTGAAGCAGAAGAGGATCCCAGTGTGGGTTGCCCCCAGAAACAAAGATACCGGCCTGTCAGTGTGCGCCGAGCCATTGGCACAGTCATCATAGCTGGGGTGGTTTGTGGCATCGTGTGTATTATGATGGTAGTGGCAGCAGCATATGGCTGTATCTATGCATCTCTCATGGCTAAGTACCATCGGGAGCTGAAGAAGAGGCAGCCATTAATGGGTGACACAGAAGGCGAACATGAGGAACAAAAGCAGATTTCCTCTGTGGCATGA